A portion of the Sulfuricurvum kujiense DSM 16994 genome contains these proteins:
- a CDS encoding response regulator: MFYTQNFEKDYGHLIGTITQSAHLHFDPIIYTDLFGNLVGCNEALLELLNVGGIEDISALELWFDPQGVNLSYLLSKSGDYRGKIRSGDIEYDVAVKSEVLLLDNQPIIGVVFRDTSIIERARAAERYFEHFKNKFLTNISHEFRTPMNAIIGFTDLLKGSPLSSWQQEYVQMTSRSAQSMMRNIENLLELMQVESGSIHTTLALFNPLEVYENFSMQFCDLALSKEIGLMFLIDPHLPKTMIGDQDKILAIMRNLIQNGIKFTEEGGSVLVEILIVKEEGNFVEVEYAVSDTGIGIESERIKTLLRPFASAWDNQRKGKDGLGIGLSLSHKYVDMMDSHLMLASESGKGSRFSFRITHQINEIGSFDFVEGTRAAIYTQDQHLTPQGALLHKYLELFNVQVKGVHDLVNTTLHESDVLFLDIPHIAKAQIDALKSTYSNLQIVPIMKLDYGEKANAVMDSVASIVTLPILPSSLHKTMAVIWNMMPKEYISRSPEAQSIPRADNIKILVAEDNLINLKLLETILHQEHFRVVAVENGQKAVDAYLKEHFDLVLMDIDMPVMDGLTANRLIKEIDKRDGRGFVPVIALTAHALIGDRERIVAAGLDAHLAKPIDKHFLIQTMDRYLKIAQQKRQNNTV, from the coding sequence ATGTTTTATACGCAAAATTTTGAAAAAGATTATGGACATTTAATCGGGACCATAACACAGAGTGCCCATCTGCACTTCGATCCTATAATCTATACCGATTTATTCGGAAATTTAGTCGGTTGCAATGAGGCATTGCTCGAACTTTTAAATGTCGGAGGGATAGAGGATATATCCGCACTGGAGCTTTGGTTTGACCCGCAAGGGGTAAATTTGTCGTATCTTCTCTCAAAATCGGGAGATTATCGCGGGAAAATCCGATCAGGGGATATCGAGTATGATGTCGCGGTCAAATCAGAGGTTCTTTTACTCGATAACCAACCGATAATCGGAGTCGTTTTTCGAGACACCTCGATTATCGAACGTGCACGTGCGGCAGAGCGTTATTTCGAACACTTTAAAAATAAATTTTTAACCAATATATCTCATGAATTTCGTACCCCGATGAACGCGATTATCGGATTTACCGATTTGCTGAAGGGTTCTCCTCTGAGTTCGTGGCAGCAAGAGTATGTTCAAATGACCAGCCGAAGTGCTCAGTCGATGATGCGGAATATCGAAAATCTGTTGGAGCTTATGCAGGTTGAAAGCGGCAGTATCCATACCACTTTGGCACTGTTTAATCCGCTTGAGGTGTATGAGAACTTTTCAATGCAGTTTTGCGATCTTGCCCTTTCAAAAGAGATCGGTTTGATGTTTCTAATCGATCCCCATTTGCCTAAAACGATGATCGGAGATCAGGATAAAATTCTCGCCATTATGCGTAATCTCATTCAAAACGGTATCAAGTTTACCGAGGAGGGGGGAAGTGTCCTTGTCGAGATTCTGATCGTCAAAGAAGAGGGGAATTTTGTCGAAGTCGAATATGCGGTAAGCGATACGGGTATCGGTATCGAATCTGAACGGATCAAAACGCTGTTACGCCCTTTCGCTTCGGCTTGGGATAACCAGCGAAAAGGGAAAGACGGTTTAGGTATCGGACTCAGCCTTAGCCATAAATATGTCGATATGATGGATTCGCATTTAATGCTGGCATCCGAGAGCGGAAAAGGGTCTCGTTTCTCTTTTCGGATAACCCATCAGATTAATGAAATCGGTTCATTCGATTTTGTTGAAGGGACTCGGGCCGCAATTTATACCCAAGATCAGCATCTCACCCCTCAAGGGGCATTGCTCCACAAATATTTGGAACTTTTTAATGTTCAGGTAAAAGGGGTTCACGATTTAGTAAATACGACACTGCACGAGAGCGATGTCCTTTTTCTGGATATACCGCATATCGCCAAAGCGCAAATCGATGCATTAAAATCGACCTATTCAAATCTTCAAATCGTCCCGATCATGAAACTCGATTACGGTGAAAAAGCCAATGCGGTTATGGATTCGGTCGCATCCATCGTGACGCTGCCGATTCTGCCGAGCTCGCTTCATAAAACCATGGCGGTTATCTGGAATATGATGCCTAAAGAGTATATTTCGCGTTCTCCTGAAGCTCAGAGTATTCCAAGAGCGGACAACATCAAAATTTTGGTCGCGGAAGATAATCTTATCAACCTCAAATTGCTCGAGACGATTTTGCATCAAGAACATTTCCGCGTAGTTGCGGTAGAAAACGGTCAAAAAGCGGTGGACGCCTATTTGAAAGAACATTTCGATTTGGTGTTGATGGATATCGATATGCCGGTTATGGACGGGTTAACGGCCAACAGACTGATCAAAGAGATTGATAAGCGTGACGGCAGAGGATTTGTCCCTGTAATCGCATTAACGGCGCACGCATTGATCGGAGACCGCGAACGGATCGTGGCTGCGGGGTTGGATGCCCATTTGGCAAAACCGATCGATAAACATTTTCTAATACAAACGATGGACCGATATTTAAAAATCGCACAGCAAAAACGGCAAAATAATACCGTTTAA
- a CDS encoding response regulator: MGVLGFIQTIFGNNKHHFTGENDKTVSKDFFYKVLDTDPDPLLFFSKENGWIGANKPFFDLVPLQNIEQLRNNHESIRELFDHEDEEVFTEYDKSWLDYIRTHCPSGYGLGIVDLYGKMHTMVATSTLIQEGGEDLYLLRLEDQSNLIDLKAEVVKTEQLKSKFLANIGHEFRTPMNGILGFVDLLSKTSPDDTQAEYIHSIQGSARNLMSNIENLLDLAQMQNGRLSVSKSEFNIVSEMEELARGCISSAADKGVGVLFFIDPKLPTYIIGDIRKIKQVINNLYNNALKFTHQGGRITVEVKLLKRNTSGTCNLGFTVKDTGKGISKFELSNITRPFVSGDHADNRLGVGLSLSHGLIALMGGELKIASEEGKGSSFSFSLTLEGSSDQAMQMINGHNAKVVLVDEKRVEEANHLTNYLRSFGVSVTKAQMVDESIFADAEVVYFLGSQEKHDWAMSLSDLKRTCKTVLLLEENEHLQAKMLHLIDTFLLKPLLPTPLFGHLATIFDLPPSVPADIPSIQHGITALVVEDNLINQRLIQLLLKEYGISVVTVSNGDEAVEICREKTFDIVFMDIDMPIKDGILATEEIKAQERPFKIGHMPIIALTALAMEGDREYILERGLDDYLSKPLTREKLEYVLQKYLHVRV, translated from the coding sequence TTGGGAGTACTGGGGTTCATTCAAACTATTTTTGGAAATAACAAACACCATTTTACGGGTGAGAATGATAAAACAGTAAGCAAAGATTTTTTCTATAAGGTGTTGGATACCGATCCCGATCCGCTTTTGTTTTTTAGCAAAGAAAATGGCTGGATAGGGGCAAATAAACCTTTTTTTGATCTGGTTCCCCTCCAAAATATTGAACAGCTGCGGAATAATCACGAGAGTATCCGAGAGCTATTCGACCATGAGGATGAAGAAGTTTTTACCGAATATGACAAAAGCTGGTTGGACTATATCCGAACCCATTGCCCTAGCGGTTACGGACTCGGTATCGTTGACCTTTACGGAAAAATGCATACGATGGTAGCGACCTCGACGCTTATACAAGAAGGCGGTGAAGACTTGTATCTGCTGCGCCTTGAAGATCAAAGTAATCTTATTGACCTAAAAGCCGAAGTGGTTAAAACCGAACAATTAAAAAGCAAATTTCTGGCCAATATCGGGCATGAATTCCGTACGCCGATGAACGGTATTTTAGGTTTTGTCGACCTTCTCTCCAAAACCTCCCCCGATGACACGCAGGCCGAATATATTCATTCCATACAAGGATCAGCCCGAAATTTGATGTCCAATATCGAAAATCTTCTGGATTTGGCACAAATGCAAAACGGCCGTTTGAGTGTCAGCAAAAGCGAATTCAATATTGTTTCCGAAATGGAGGAATTGGCCAGGGGATGCATTTCGAGCGCCGCCGATAAAGGGGTCGGTGTTTTATTTTTTATCGACCCTAAACTTCCTACCTATATCATCGGTGATATTCGTAAAATCAAACAGGTAATCAATAATCTCTATAACAATGCGTTAAAATTTACGCATCAAGGGGGACGTATAACGGTTGAAGTGAAGCTTCTCAAGCGTAATACCTCCGGTACCTGCAACCTCGGTTTTACTGTCAAAGATACGGGTAAAGGGATCAGCAAGTTCGAGCTAAGCAATATTACGCGCCCCTTTGTATCCGGCGATCATGCCGATAACCGTCTGGGGGTGGGGCTCAGCCTTTCTCACGGATTGATTGCTTTGATGGGGGGAGAACTCAAAATCGCCAGTGAAGAGGGAAAGGGATCGTCTTTTAGTTTTTCACTCACTCTGGAAGGTTCTTCCGATCAAGCGATGCAGATGATCAACGGACACAATGCTAAAGTTGTATTGGTTGATGAAAAAAGGGTTGAAGAGGCCAATCATCTGACAAACTATCTTCGCAGCTTCGGAGTCAGTGTGACCAAAGCGCAAATGGTAGACGAGTCGATTTTTGCCGATGCCGAAGTGGTATATTTTCTCGGTTCGCAGGAAAAACATGATTGGGCGATGAGCCTTTCAGACCTAAAACGTACCTGCAAAACGGTGTTACTGCTCGAAGAGAATGAGCATCTTCAGGCAAAAATGCTCCATCTGATAGATACATTTCTCTTAAAACCGTTGCTCCCGACACCATTGTTTGGGCATTTAGCGACGATCTTCGATCTCCCTCCGTCGGTTCCGGCGGATATCCCCTCCATTCAGCACGGAATTACGGCTTTGGTGGTAGAAGACAATTTGATCAATCAGCGTCTTATCCAATTGCTTCTCAAAGAGTACGGAATCTCGGTAGTGACCGTTTCAAATGGGGATGAAGCGGTTGAAATATGCCGTGAGAAAACCTTTGATATCGTTTTTATGGATATTGATATGCCGATAAAAGACGGTATTTTGGCTACCGAGGAGATTAAAGCACAGGAGAGGCCATTTAAAATAGGACATATGCCGATTATTGCGTTGACGGCGTTGGCGATGGAAGGGGACAGGGAATACATTTTAGAGCGCGGGCTTGATGATTACCTTTCAAAACCGCTGACACGCGAAAAACTTGAATATGTACTGCAAAAATATTTGCACGTAAGAGTATAA